The Solanum pennellii chromosome 7, SPENNV200 DNA segment GGCGAAGGAACAATACTTGGCCAATTGCCTGCCACAGAAGTTAAAGAAAAGTGTAATTTTCCAATTGATTCTGCAATTATTCGACCACGACGTACAAGTGAGATCAGATTAAAAACAGACTACAGATACTGTTTTGTTCACGAAATATCTTATTCAAAAGGTAAAATACATAAACAGATAGACAAACTTGGCCTTAGCTGGCAAGTAAGCGCTCCAACGTTGAATATGCACATCAAGACACCTCAACTCGTCATCACTGTCAGTTGAACACTCCAACTAACAAAATGATCATCTAGACAACTCCAAAACATATGTCCACGTCAGCGTCGAGTGTCCACAAGACACAGAGGGGACAAGTTGGAGTGTCAAGTTGTCAGTTGCGACCAAGTTGAGGTGTCCTGATGTGCACTCTCGGGGAGCTTACTTGCCAGTTGAGTTCAAGTTTGAGTGTTTGGTTGTGTATTATGCCTAATCCAAATGCTTCTTCATTCAAGTAATAACAGTTTTTCTAGGAAATATTACCTGTACTACGGCAAATCCAACAGAAGCATAGCGAGTATACTGGAGAACTTTCTTTCTTCCAGCTTCACCTTCTCTTTTCTGAAGTTCTTGCAACTTGGGGTAGATTTGAGCAAGAAGTTGAAACACAATTTGTGCATTAATGAAGGGAACAATACCTAGGGAGCATATACCAAGGCGACCTATACCTCCACCGGAAAAGGAATCCAAAGTACTTAAAATACTATTCTCATCTAAATTGCCAACAAAGGCCTCCCGATTTACTCCACCGAGCGGTATATAGATCCCGAGTCGTGACAAAGCCAAAAAGCCTAATAGCTTTAGAAACTTTCCTGGTAACGGGCCTTTGAAGAAGTCCCCAAAATCAATGCTAGTATCTTCAATTGCAGCTGACAGTGACAAGAAATCCTAATCAAAGGTTAAGATTTTGGGGTGTTATCAAAAGTATAAAAGCACAGTATCACAGATTAGTTAGACTACCTGCCAACCCTCTAGCTGatgaatttttctcttttctagtGTTTGAGGAGCTTTCAAATGTCTGAGAGAGCAAGCTCACTAAATTATCCCAGGATGATTTACCTGAATTGATACCCAATGGATCAAATACTGAATTATCACAGCTGGAGAAAGAGGGTAACAGtcagaaagaagaaaaaaactaaagatTTAGGAATTTGATGCAGAAATAGTTAAATCAATGAAATGGATCGACAGAAAATAGTAGCACAAAGAGatcaaggaaggaaaaagtGTATGTGAACGGCACATAACAGTTCAAGATTTCATGCACAAATTCTACTACTTCACAACCTCAAAATCATAAGAAGTATGTGTAtgatcaaaatacaaaaacagaGAAATAAAAGTTGATATCCAACCATGACAAAACTTTGATGTCCCAAACAAGCATATCCTTCTATAGTTCAACTTTACGAGTTTTATTTCTAGTGAGCAAGTGTCTCAACACTCTAAGTGACTAGCTTTTAAAAAAGGCCAAagttcaaaagaagaaaaaaaaaagaacttctgAGCTTTACTTAAATCTTCCCATATGCAATGTTGTCAAAGGCACActtaagccctgaagcgagGCTCAAAACGTGTTGAGCGCTTCACCTCGATTAAAGTACATTTTAGTGTTGTCAACAAAGCTCTAAGGCATACATTCCCTTGCCAATGAGCCTCTTCTAAAGAGGCGGGACCAAACAATTGATGTTTCACTTTATcgtaaaaaaatttcaatctcCTTGTTCATATATTTGccattcatgcttataattagtCTTGGACTAAGCATATATCCCTTTGAGCCTTTTCTCATTGAAGCTCACACCCTATTTGCATATTGCGCTTAAAGCCCCATGGACCTTAGAGCTTTTTTACGCTGCCCATAAATCGCACCAATCTCCAGGTCTGAACTTTCTCTAGATTCCCTTTCCATAAGTCCCTTTATCTAGTTTCAAGATAAGGGCCCTTACTCTTACATTTCCTCTATTGTTCTCAAAAAAAGAATATACTCAATAAGTCAAAGATTCATTGAACTTCCTCCGCGGGAGAAAAAGAAACTATCCGTCTCATGCTTTTAACCGGAAAAAAAACCTTCAGATTATAATTTAACAATAGGACCATAGTAAAATTCTCCAAACATACAAGCATTCAGATTCAGTAATTCTTTTCAGGGAAAACACTCACCATGAAAGTAAAAAACACAATTCCAGAAAAGAAAAGGCAACACAAATGTCTTAAATTCCTCAAAATTAGAAGCCCTATACAAGAATCATCACAATAAACAGCATGGAAGTTCAAGGCTTGTTTGAGGAATCAATGAAttaaaacttataagttttaaACATGACCCATTACAAGAAATAGTGAGAAAGTTCAAGTCTTTATCTACATAACATACTTTTATCGAATTGAGCAAAAACCAAGGCATCTAAGAACAATGAGACCAAAAGGGTATATTCCATTTTCAACAAAGTATCTGTTTGTGGAGTGAAGAAGACCAATATGAATGTTCAAGACTTTTTTGAGGaatcaatgaattaaaatttagaagttTCAAACATGACCCATTACAACAAACAGTAAGAAGgttcaagtgttttttttttgataaccgTGGTGTCCGGGCTAGCTTGCgcgcacctcgactaattccacggGATCCCACCTCCTACAAGCAATAGGTACAAGGTAGCTTTGTCCACCAAAGACAAGAACCAATGGAAAGAAATCATCTAGTGTTTTTGTCTGTGTTGAACCAGAGACCTTATCATGCTCAACGAACTAcattgaccactaggccacaccctCCTACGCAAAAACTTCAAGTTTATATCTTCTTCACAGcacatatttatcaaatttagcAAAACCCAACTCAAGTAAGAGCAAAGACACATTTTATCAAGAAAGTACCTATCTTTGAAATAAAGAAGACCAAAATGgtacattttattttcaagGAAGTACCAAAAACCATTACAACAAGCAGAATAAGAAAGTTCAAGTCTTCTCCATTCACAGCatatattttaatcaaattgaGTAAAATCTGAACAAAGAAACCAAAAgggttcattttattttcaagacAGCACCTACCTTGGAGCAAACATAACCAGGGTTAAACAAAAAACATTACAACAAACAGAGCAAAAAGTTCAAGTCTTTATATTCACAGCATATAGTTTTTATCAAATTGAGCAAAAAACTGAACAAAAGGgtacattttattttcaagaaattacCTGTTTGTGGATTCAAAAAGACCAAGATTCCATGATGGGGCAGTGGATTTTTTATGGAAACTGAGGCTGCTGGCTTTACAAATTGGGGTGACTCTATTAACCTTTAAAGAGTGTAGCTGCTTGGAATTGAAGcacagagaagaagaagaaatttctcTGACTGTTATCAACATTATCCTCTCACACAGACACACACTCTTCAATTTtatcttgaaattttatttatgaattacaTTATTCTTAAACTAGAAAGAATATATACTTTAGCTCTTTCTATATATAAGTTCATTGATGATCACTTGGGTCCTTATAGTTTATAATTATTAGCTTTTAGGTTTCCTTAGTTTGAGAAAGTTATTTTTTCCTCTTATTGATAATCAAATAGAAAATTTGTGAAGGTTCAAAACATATCATTTGAAACTCAATGGATAATAAACTCGTCTTTTTATCCTTTTcacttaaataaatatttttatttaatttgaattcataATCTATACTTAATTCAAACATCATGTTATTTATTCGAAATCATAACAAGTTTGGTGATTTATACTCATTGTGATGTcatttgaaattcatatttttttcttgaatctaCTTTCTAATTGGTAtacttttattgatttttattttattataacatcaaaaaccaataaatatttcatgtttCATTTGTCACACCTTTTTTATTtgacattaaattttttaaaatttataaaaatatgtaaaatatagcaaaaattatttaattttgacctTGAGCAGGTTCTTAAACCATATTTCCCTTCcacaaataaataacaaaagaaaaaaaaacaagtttatTATAACAGTAAAAAAGAACACTTCACCAAAAAACTAAAACCCTACTTCTCTTGTAGTCCTACCAAGTTCagctcaaaaaaaaaatggaacttGGAACTTCTTTCAGTGCTTCAGGTGTAAACAAGACAATGTTTTTATCGAACCCCATTACCCAAAAATCCAACTTTCTTCAAAATTCTTGGCTAAATCAATTGAATTTTTCGTTTCCAGTAAGAAAAATCTGTTCTTGTAGAGGAATAGTTAAAGGGTCTACTATCAGCTCTTTGAAAACTCAAGAAAAGGTTAGATTTTTCTTAAtggggttttttttttatatgagatGAAGTTTCAATTTGTGGTGCTTTCTTTGGACAAttcttccttttatttgtttggTTTTTATGCTGAAGActgttttttttatgtgtttatgaatTAGTTTTATCAGTTCCTATGTATTTAATTATGTGAGCTAACACCAATAGTATACTCTGTGTTGGAATGTTATGGCACAAGTGGGGTCGGAAGAGGATAGGATGTACGCACACCTTACCTCTACCTTTACGGGAAGAGGGAATGCTGTTTGAATCTTAAAGAATCCATATAACAGCAGAGTTGTTAGCAGTTTAGGAGTTCATAGGGAAATTATGTTTTAGATGCTTGCTTACTAGCTCTGAGGCTACTTAGTActaatagaagaaaaatagttttttggGAGCATTCTTGTATGCATATTTCCAGATGACAGGTTGCTGATTAACCTTCAATGTGTTGTTTGTGTCTTTTTTAACTATCTTTTGATAGAAAGAATCTTCCCATTGTGTGAGAGATTCGGAAGTTGCACATGGAAAATGGCTTTTTAGCTCTCGCATTTGCTCATTTTCCCTAATTTTAAAAGCACTAGTTTGATTGGCGAGTTTTAAGCATGAGATATGTGCATCTAAGGGTGTAGTTTATTGGTCAATGAAGTAGGTGCAGACATTGGAGGTCAGGACTCAAATCCTAAAGAGATAAAGATATCCCTTTTAGTTGTATGTTTTCGTCCGGACTTTCTTTAGTGGACTGTCTAACTTTAGTTCCTTGCTAATTAGAACTGATCGTTTTAACATCAGCAACTGCGCATCAATACCAATCAAGTTGCAGGCTGCTATATGGATCTTCATTGTACATGGTGTTCCATTTAAGCTTATCTATCTATTTTGAGGACTCAACATAACTTGACTAGTTTTATTCTGAATGTCAAGTTACCACAACTTTTCTCCTTTATCACGGCTACCATCTAGGTCAATTTGCTATATGGTATATGCATATTACAGTAAAGGTGCAATCTTGATGATAAACAGCTGGGttttcattctccttctttTAGGATTCTCTCCTCCTTTGCCACTGCTGGCACGATTCTTGTCAGCTTGTTGGGATGAGACAAAATTATTCATTAGAATTCATGAAAACCACCTTTCACAACAACCATCACAGTTCAAAGCAGTAAAACAACAGGGAAAGAAGTACACAACTTCAACCCAAAATCACCAGAGTCCTCCTTCAACAGCAATGCAAGAATATTTGTCTTTTAAGAGAAAAAGTATACACCATAAAATAACGTATTGAGAGATCATTTCCACTAAATTtcactctcttctttctctcttctttgtTGTCACTAGATCTACAATTCCATGGTTTAGAATATGGTTGTGTATATTTACATCTACTTCTATCCAAACCTAGGCCTTGCAGAATCTCTGCAATTTATTGAACAGGCTGTCCAGTAAAGTGTCTATTCTTGTTACCCACCAAAACAACGAAAAAAAAGAGATGTTAGTTCCCTGTTTTGTATTCCTAATTTGACTAGGAAGGAATTGCATAGTTCCAGATGCTTTTGTGGGACAACATCTGATTTACCATCTTGCAGCAAATGCTCTATGGGAATTGATAATGTACGAGATGTATCATTTGCTGGGGTAAGATGCAATTATGGAAAGACTCGTTATGTTATGTAATTTTTCTTACAATTTCATATCTGTGTGTGGAGTTCATTGGTACTCAGCtcatcttattattattatcttgtgGAATGatgtctctttctttttttctttttttggaggAATTAACGCTTGAATAATGTATTGATATGGTATCTTCTTAAACTTCCCAGGTCACAGAGATGTCTTCTAATCATTCTCAAGATCTAGAACTCTCAAGTTTAACAGCTTTATGCCCATTGGATGGTCGTTATTGGGGTAAAGTCAAAGAATTGGCTCCGTTTATGAGCGAGTATGGATTAATTCGGTTCCGCATTTTGGTTGAGGTGGTTACTTTTTCCTCCTTGACTATCTAGTAGTAaagtttaattttgaaatattcctttgagaatttttgaaataaaattagattACTGTGTGGATAAACACTTAGCAATAGTGAAATTTTTGTGATGTCTCTTCTTGTCAGATTAAGTGGTTGATAAAAATGTCTCAAATACCTCAAATTGTTGAAGTTCCAACCTTCTCTGAAGAAGCTCAGACATTTTTGCATGACTTGATTGATGGATTTAGTATGAATGATGCCTTGGAAGTTAAGAAGATCGAGAGAGTCACAAACCATGATGTGAAAGCAGTGGAATACTTCTTGAAACAAAAATGCCAATCACATCCAGAGATATCTAAGGTATGAATAGATTCTTGTCATACTATTGTTCGGGGTGGCTCAGAAGGTTTGGCTTGGGACTTCTATtatggaggtctcaagttcgaaactcTTTGACTCCGACAGCAGGGAGTTGGCCTTCTGGGTTGAGCTCGTCGCATGGGGCTTGACTAGTGTGGTTTACCTCTCTTGTCTGATTTGTGAGCTATTGTGTACGGGGTTTGCCTTGTGCtcacccaaagggtagcggcgttccttgtccaaaaaataataattcctGTCTTACTTTCCACGTGCATCTTCTTTCAAGCTAAAAGTATTTCTATGAGACCTGGCAACCCCCGAAAGCTTTATTTTGCACATGCATCTTTTTTATAGTTGTCCCTCTTTTTGTGGTAGGTACTCGAGTTTTTTCACTTTGCATGTACATCTGAGGACATTAACAATCTCGCCCATGCATTGATGCTGAAAGGAGCTTTGAACACGGTCATCTTGCCAGTCATGGATGAATTGATTAAAGCAATTTGTGACATGGCCACAACACATTCTTCTGTTCCTATGCTTTCTCGCACCCATGGGCAGGTATACTTCTTTTCCCGACAGTCCTCTAGTTAGGTGTACTTTGAATAGGTTTTGATACAAGAAGCTTAACGTCCGTGGAAAACAGTGGTCTTATATATATCCTCAGTGACTGCATAATGTAGTTCACTCATTCTTTTTTCACCTTGTAGCCAGCTTCACCGACAACCCTTGGAAAGGAAATGGCAATTTTTGCTTATCGATTGAGTAGGGAAAGAAAGGAGATTTCTCAAATTGAGATGCTTGGGAAATTTGCTGGTGCTGTAGGAAACTACAATGCACATGTAGCTGCGTATCCTGAAATAAACTGGCCAGAAATTGCAGAGGAGTTTGTCTTGTCACTTGGATTAGAATTCAATCCATATGTTCCTCAGGTTTGTTTTATAGGCTGATTCCTTTTGTTCTTTTCAATCAGCACCGGTGTAGCTTTACtttcctttcttcttttctaaTTTATTGTATTGGATGTAGCATAATTCATTTTGTAACAGAGCTTTATGCATTAGTTAGAGGGAGGTTTATAGCTGGTGTATAACTTATGTAttgagtttaagaaataaagacTTTTAGTGCATAGGCCAAATATATGTAACACACTAAATTAACCCTTAGAATCTTGCGGTCTTCAACATGTCATGTCATCAGGGcaaaatatgaaatgttaaagTCGAAGGAATTCCAAATATAGACATAAGTTGATCTTTCTGGAACAGCCCAGAAAGGAACGTGTGATATAAAATGGAAAGGAGGGTGTATTACCACATTAGCAATCGTTTTTCAACTTCTAACTCAATATCATTGTAATGCAGattgaaactcatgactatatGGCCAAACTTTTTCACTCGATCGTCCAGTTTAACAACattttggttgattttgataGAGACGTTTGGGGATACATTTCTCTGGGTTACTTTAAACAGGTGACTATCCTGTATTTTAGATATATCTTCTATTATATTCTTTTGGCAGATAATGGAGTTCATAATTCTTTTATGTTAGACAACTAAAGCTGGTGAAATTGGGTCCTCGACGATGCCTCACAAAGTAAATCCAATTGACTTTGAAAATAGTGAAGGCAATCTTGGAGTAGCTAATGGAGATTTATCCCATTTGAGCACTAAACTACCTATTTCACGCTGGCAGGTATGTCAAATCTGGTCATGTTATCTTTATCTTGTTAGTAAAATATTCTACCAAATAATTTTAAGCTTCATTTTTCGTTGATTAAACACATATTTGGGTGCTACAGTAAGACCTTTCTCATAACAACATTTCACTATAATGGCCAAATTCTTTTGAGAGCTGATTTTACATGTTATGGTATATTATATAGCACTAGGCTATAGCAGGCAAAATTATCGAAATAAACAATGCAATTATAGAAATGTTTGACTGGAGTACTGTTCTACTTGTAAATCGTGATGGCATattaaaaagtttgaaaagacTTGTATAACAACGTATTTTAGAGCATGTCAATTTGTGGGTGCCCTTATACGATACCTTTAgttgcttgtgtgtcttgttcGTAAATTTCTCTTGATCCAAATTGTCATTTGCAGCGTGATTTGACAGATTCAACTGTTCTGAGAAACATGGGAGTAGGACTAGGGCATTCTCTTCTTGCTTATAGAAGTGCATTACAGGGAATTCAGAAGCTTCAGGTAAGCAATACTAGTTGAAATTCTACATATTAAACTACTGTGCtgcacacattttttttttttttgagaatgtaatGAAATACAACCCATGCTGAAGCATGAACTCATCAAATTGTTCCGACTTTGCTGACTTATTGGTTTTGAATATAGGTGAATGAAGCTGCTCTGATGGAAGATTTAGACAAAACATGGGAGGTTCTTGCTGAACCAATACAAACGGTATGCAGCTTTTGCTTTATCTGGACTTCTTATCGGTATTAGTCAAGCCTGAAAGGCATATGCATTTACTTTTTATCCGTACTTCCTTATATGACTGATGAAATATATTAGGTATAAAGCTGGTAGTGCTTGCAAAGATATGTTTCAAGGTCTGGTCTTCAAACCTATCTATTGATATACAACAAAGCCTCCAATCCCAAACAAGTTAGGGTCGGCTATATGAATCATCACTGACAATGTTGTTCTAATTAAAACTCGTCTCAGACTGATATTGCACTAAATAAATACGAATTGAAAAGTACTAGGATTCTCTATTTTCAACTGGCATAAAAATGTCGGCAATGACTAGTAGACTCGTAAATGACATAGGACCTAAAGTAAACATAACATACTAACATGACCCAACACATTTCTAACTTATTGATATCACCCTATATAGAtctattttttccttctttctccATTTTTCGTTAGATTTGCATGGATTCCAAGGAATTGTAGGTCGTCTAAAACAACTTCCTTAGGTGTGTATGAAATGATCTAAATATACGTAGTATGTTTCTTGATGAACTTTACGATAagatttcaatttttgtttggTATTTAGGTGATGCGAAGGTACGGTGTGCCAGAACCTTATGAGAAGCTGAAGGAGTTAACCCGAGGAAGAGCGGTGAACAAAGAAAGCATTAGAGAATTCATACAAAAGTTGGACATACCAGCTGATGCAAAGACATCTCTCTTGAACTTAACGCCTCATACTTACGTTGGAGCAGCTGCAGAATTGGCTAACAACGTTAACGAGGCCATATTTCTGTTGAGTAGTCCATATCTTTTGAAATGAGAGCTGAAGAACCTTGCAGCCCGATGGCGTATGGAGCATACAGTCAACGGGTTCAAACTGAATCCAAGTATAGATTATATGTGAAAAGTCACTAAaatttcaagaagttcttgaattttgatCACCTAATTTCAGAAGAGATGCATTCAGTTGCAAGAACCTAAATGTTAACTCcgtcaaatttaaattttggattCGCTTCTGCTATCCATTATTTGCAGATGCAGAGTCGTTCGAGATGTTGCATTCTGAAGATAGGGAAAGCAGAACAACAATATTTCCAGTTTTCCATCCATGGGAAGGTAAACAGTACGATACGTTATCTCATTTTTCGAAAAACTTCATGTTATTTATCTCTGCGCGATTGGAAGAGAGACTCTAGATGCTATCGACAACGATTATATGCTAGGGTGATACTATGCACTTGagaaaattatgttgtgataAGTCATGTTGGGATGTTCATGAATTTAAAGTACAATTTTTATTCTACCTATCTTTACATCATTTACATGAATTCAATGCTAACAAATTGGGTTAAAGAGCAGTTCGATGCATGAAGCATCTCGTGTTAGCAGAATCTGAGGAAGGGATGCACTCTAAGGTTGGTGACTGTTTCCACAACTCGAACCTACGATCAAACATTAGTTTCAGCCATGAAAAACATGGACTTAGACCAAAGCAACAAAAATGGTTTTATTGATCACAACTTGAACCAATAACTTTTGCATAAATTGCTGAGAAAATCAATGACTGGATAAGTACAAAAATTGGGCCACATTGTATGTATGATTATATTCAAGATATAACAGAAATACAAAAGGGTCATAATCTAATAATAGTAAAGGAACATGAATGTAGGCCAAAATGAGTCACTTCAATGTATCTATTTCTATACTAGTTCAATGTAATAAACACTTGATCATAAATTCTCTCAACTCCTTTTGAAGTAGTCAATGTTTCATCAACcataatcataattataatgTGATGGTTGGGATCTTTCCGCGTCTTGTTTGAAATCCTAAATTTAATTGAACTCTGATTTAAAAAGATATCTTCTTAGAGAGCGTTTTTGCCCTTTTCATTATCAGTTAACAACgtctaatattttattatgagtATTCAAGATTTGATATACATgtataaaagtattttttaactTACACGCATATACTTGCCCTCTCGTCATGCTTGTCGACAATCCACtctatatgattaaaaaagaGTATCCGACTGATTATCTTATACGATATAAAGCTATTATACTAATAAATAGGCTTATTTATAAGTATGATATGAATTAGTCGTATAAGTGAATTTTGAATATcggaaaaagaaaaacaaaaaaataaagtagtCAATGTTTTGTGTCAAGTTGTCTTCAATACAAAAGACAAACAAAGACAAGTTGGCAAGTTTCAAGCCATGCCTTAGCCAACTCTTCTATGGCTCCCCACATATTAAATCATGTGGTTGATCCTTTTATACTTTAAAAActtaagattcttttttttattattcaatattcagtatttatattaagatttcttatctcaaaaaaaatacTCACGATTCGAATTTGTGATCTTTACTTtagatctttattttttaaaattttccatatTCTGTATTGGAATTTCAACTCATCCGAATCCACTCACGTGGTATAAAGTCTATTAAGAACTCAatttgtatcataatattttcatgCTCAAAATTCGAATTCGAAACATCTGATTAAAATCGTTGATTCCATAGCTTTCTACAACCTGgataaaagaagaaaagtaaagatTGTATTTTTGTGTGTTGGGGATTTGTGCCTTTACTTGCTCTTTAATGTCTCCTCTATTTAATGCCTTTACCCAACACATGCATGGGCTCTTTacctttttatatataagacCCAATCAACTCTTTATTAATCTGATCGCTTCAAAATAAGTGTTATTTTAGCTCATTTTACATTTATTAAATGAAATAGTAAATACAAAATTATACTTTATTAAGTTTCTCTTATTTTAGAAAGGAATGCCAATATTACATTTTGGAGTACAAAAAATGTGATAATTAAATGGAGATATAAGGGTTATCCTTTATAAATCTTGTTTTCTTGTGAGAggtaaaattacaaaaatggCCATAGGGTTAAGAGATCGAATCAGAATCAAGAATTTTACTAAGagtgtttaaatttttaaaaaataaataacttttttttaatgaccAGATACATTATTTGAGGAATTACTTAATATGAAATTTCAcgaaaaaaacattttcaaatattattataataatcgATACAAGCAAAGCAAGTTTCACTAAAcggatatattttaataattacctaaaaagtacttttataaatcttgttttcttatatagatataaaaattaCTAGAATATCCCCCAATCAAGATAGGGGGTGGGGTACAAATTGCTAATAATGtattgacaaaaaaataataataataagtgagtgaaaaaaaaaaggtgatattataaaatatattttgagagtTTTTGGTTAGAGGGAACATGTAAGCATGGTACTAAAAAAGCCTGCATATCTACAAAAAGATGagcaaaatataaattaaaataaaaagcatGTTCTGATTTGTCCTTTTTATAACTTGTTCAAATAGGCACTCACATAAAGGTATTAACATtccattttattattgtttaatcaaaatttaatcttAGTTTATTTGATTGATTAAAAAGTAAGATCTATAAAGTTGATgcatcttaattattttattagtaaacttaaaataattaattagctaGTTGCTTCATTAGGTGGTTAATAgaactttttgttgttgtttgtatCATGTCCATAAAAAGATATTATTCTTTATGTTGTCATATACACGTATACGAGagttgaattttatgaattaatttttatgataacttcatattaaaatatgacGATAAATGAGTTTAACTATAGTTGAATATTAATAAACATTTTTATACGATGCATGTATAATATTTGAGCCCACATTAGAGCTTCAACTAAATTTGGGTCGCGCTTTGCAGGGCTTATTCTAAGGTGACGCTTCCAGCGAGATTTTCTCTATATCAGAGTTTGAACTCGATACTCTCACCAATACACCAGAACCCATGTTGATGACGTTGAAAAGGTGTTAGCTACAATTAAAATGGTGACTTTTTACACATTTCTAAAAGTGTAAAGGTGGTGCATTATTAATCTTTTTTCTTGAGAAGCAactctttttactttttaaatgtttACGTAACTAATTAAATGGTCCtacttttactttttattttttatttggtgaAAATATGATTGATTGATTCTCTTGGGGGAGATGTGTATTAGGTTAAAAGAACACTTTAgtcttaattattaattaaagaatGCTTTGATGCTGACTAATAGTGAGTATTATTTAAATCATCccattattaaaaatgaaacaatTATTTTAACAACATGAGTACTGGGTA contains these protein-coding regions:
- the LOC107025824 gene encoding uncharacterized protein LOC107025824, with the protein product MELGTSFSASGVNKTMFLSNPITQKSNFLQNSWLNQLNFSFPVRKICSCRGIVKGSTISSLKTQEKVTEMSSNHSQDLELSSLTALCPLDGRYWGKVKELAPFMSEYGLIRFRILVEIKWLIKMSQIPQIVEVPTFSEEAQTFLHDLIDGFSMNDALEVKKIERVTNHDVKAVEYFLKQKCQSHPEISKVLEFFHFACTSEDINNLAHALMLKGALNTVILPVMDELIKAICDMATTHSSVPMLSRTHGQPASPTTLGKEMAIFAYRLSRERKEISQIEMLGKFAGAVGNYNAHVAAYPEINWPEIAEEFVLSLGLEFNPYVPQIETHDYMAKLFHSIVQFNNILVDFDRDVWGYISLGYFKQTTKAGEIGSSTMPHKVNPIDFENSEGNLGVANGDLSHLSTKLPISRWQRDLTDSTVLRNMGVGLGHSLLAYRSALQGIQKLQVNEAALMEDLDKTWEVLAEPIQTVMRRYGVPEPYEKLKELTRGRAVNKESIREFIQKLDIPADAKTSLLNLTPHTYVGAAAELANNVNEAIFLLSSPYLLK